One Elgaria multicarinata webbii isolate HBS135686 ecotype San Diego chromosome 7, rElgMul1.1.pri, whole genome shotgun sequence DNA window includes the following coding sequences:
- the SBSPON gene encoding somatomedin-B and thrombospondin type-1 domain-containing protein, whose protein sequence is MGAKVGPGPVAFVVALLALGRRAGSGCVEEGRCCPGRDPACSSTGWRVDRAYGTCFCDEACKRTGDCCYDYAQACPALPCIIGEWSHWSGCAKQCKPNFRMRTRVIQQEPKNGGVPCPPLEEKAGCLEYTTYEGQDCGDEYVPAFITTSEYNKDRKKRAVNSRWSSETEDSRSYCVEFRTESLSPPCSMENRPFARWMQYLQVGYTVCVTCQPPAMRTGSHRCSGDGVDADGNKVLHWQAVGNHFCHGTWKKVQQVEECSCPLVHSFIFT, encoded by the exons ATGGGGGCCAAGGTCGGGCCGGGCCCCGTGGCTTTCGTGGTGGCGCTTTTGGCGCTTGGGCGCCGGGCGGGGTCGGGCTGCGTGGAAGAGGGGCGCTGCTGCCCCGGGCGGGACCCGGCCTGCTCCAGCACCGGCTGGCGCGTCGACCGAGCCTACGGCACCTGCTTCTGCGACGAGGCGTGCAAGCGGACCGGCGACTGTTGCTATGACTACGCCCAGGCGTGCCCAG CTCTTCCATGCATCATTGGTGAATGGAGTCACTGGAGTGGCTGTGCAAAGCAGTGTAAACCCAACTTCCGTATGCGTACACGCGTCATACAGCAGGAACCAAAAAATGGTGGGGTTCCGTGTCCTCCACTAGAAGAGAAAGCTGGTTGCCTGGAGTATACTACCTATGAGGGGCAGGATTGTGGAGATGAGTATG TTCCTGCATTCATAACTACATCTGAATATAATAAGGATAGAAAAAAGAGAGCTGTAAACTCAAGGTGGTCTTCAGAAACAGAGGATTCTAG GAGCTACTGTGTGGAATTTAGAACAGAATCATTGTCTCCCCCTTGCTCTATGGAGAATCGCCCATTTGCTCGTTGGATGCAGTATTTACAAGTAGGATACACTGTGTGTGTAACCTGCCAGCCTCCAGCAATGCGTACCGGTAGCCATCGCTGTTCTGGAGATGGTGTTGATGCTGATGG GAATAAAGTTCTTCACTGGCAAGCAGTTGGCAATCATTTCTGCCATGGAACATGGAAAAAAGTTCAACAAGTGGAAGAATGTTCATGCCCTCTTGTACATAGCTTTATTTTTACGTAG